Genomic window (Primulina eburnea isolate SZY01 chromosome 8, ASM2296580v1, whole genome shotgun sequence):
ATACATACATTAATGGATTTGCgattgaattgagttgaattAGAAATAATCTGAGAATTTAAAACATATTCATGTGATTAAATCACACTTACAATCATTTGTGCAATATGAAAGTCATGCCTATACACTTGAGTCTTGACACCAAATATTTACTGATTTTAGTAGTTTTTGCATTTCAAATAATATCATGTTCAACTTATTTCTTAgctatttaaataaaatccaTTATGCagacataataatatttaaaataatttattttttggaaGAAAACTATTTGTTTATATGTATACATTTATTAATTAACTAGTtcgtaaatattatattatataaaataaatgtacGAGAAGTGGGTTAACGAGGGAAGCCAAACTTTTTGGTAAAATATTCAATTGGCAAAGAATATGCGTCAAATTGTACCTTTGGAAGCTTGCATATGCCCATTAACGGAATAATCGACCATCCCATTACGAATAAGACATAGTACGTAATATTtgatcataatataaatatattttgttgagattatatttattattaagaACTCAAAACAAATTAATCACATAAGAGATTGTGTTAAAGATATACATTCGAAGTTAACTCAAATAAAAATCTAACTCAAACAGATAAAATTTCATTATAACCGTTTGATCTTGTTATTGACTTCAGCTTGTCAAAAAGACCCATATGTACAATGTGTATATACATGTTCTGGAAACTTCGTTGACTAACTAGTCAATATCTATGATAGTCCAACACATAATGCCGAGTCTTGATTTTGATATCATGTTAAGATTGATATTTAGATCTAATTCAACAATAAAAGTTAGCTCAAGAAGTAAGAATGGTCGACTGTGGGACATTAGGCATGAAACAAAGAAAATCAACAAGATGAATACAAAAACTGGAAACATAATGTTGGTTTTGTAATAGAACACCTTTATCGGTATGGGATGTGTTACGGGTTAATTCGATGTCTCCTAAGTTATAATAGAAGAGAAAACCCGCTCTTGTAAGTGAGACTTTGGGCTGAAAGCTTCAAGAAAAGATGATAGGCCATTGGACAGCATCACAACGGGTGGAGCCTAATATTTAGTTGCCGGATattacaaaattatttttgatcGAAATTTCCCTGCCAGACTCAAATACATGGGACTCGACTCGGTTTGCGGGCTTTTGGGTGTGCATATTGGTGTTAAATCAAGCCCGGTTTTTAATCTCAGGCCTTGGGTTTAGAGTGTAAAGCCACTGCCTTGTCTAGCAGAACTTCGAGTTTGGGCTACAAAAAGCCCGTGTAAACCATTGCAAATATACATGGTATGCATATTGTAGAGTATAGCATCCTAACTTCCTAACCTTAACCACCATGGGGAAAAAAATCGAAGAGCCTTGAATTTTTCTTAAACCGTGCACAACTAAAAgcctgaaaaaaaaattatttggagACTGAAATtgagtttttttatttatagaaaaattataatcgattaaaatattattttatttcgaAATCATTAATCTTACATGAAATTTCAAGATGTTTCCAATTTTCTATATTTTTCCTCgatttttacattttttaaGTACACACTTAAAAATAGTTTAgttatattataattttctaTTCTCTACACATTTTACCTCCCATGATATTTCACACTAATATTTCATAACCTCTTTAACTTCACTGCCATTAATCCTATCAACTTACTAAATATTAttacaataaaataattttaatgatTAAAAACGCATATAGTTAACAAGTTATTATATGCTTCATCTCATATCTTATAATTATCAGAACATACGAGTCTCTTACAtttagggtgtgtttggttgagtggattaaataagaatAGATTaacagtcaaatatttatcgttaaaattttaagttgttttaataatcattttgacccggtttaagatccaattttatggataactatttgattaataaaattggatcttcaaccgggtcaaaatgattattaaaacatcttaaaattttaacgataaatatttgactattaatctatccttatttaatccactcaaccaaacacacccttaaTGAGATgataaaaaactaaaatttcaaCATATTATAGAGAGAAGAATGCTTCAATGTAACATAGAAAAATTCATTGCTAACACATAAAATATGTGAAAATGTTGTCGTTTATTAATTCGGGTTAAAATTTATGAGACGATGAGTCATCATAACAAAAGTCATccaattttgaaattttctggCGATGTCCCTAATCATATGCAACATTTGTTTATGAAATATTTAGGAAGTGGGTACATATGTTTTCTTGCAATCTTCGTTAGGACAATAAACTTCGATTCGTGGGGTATGCTTTCACAAATTTTGTCTGGTGTGTGCGCGAAAAATATTCCTATTGTGCTATTTGTCATTTTCCTCTCACACGTTTAATTACAAGAAGCCCTCCTCAatctttaatatatatttaaaaaaagaatTGTAATAGGagagattaaaaaaaaactcattaTGCGACGGATTATATATTTCTAGGAGAAAAATATACGattctaaaaaattatatttgagaGAAGACTATACAATTTTCTCATGGATTATATACATATACTAAAGGATTATATACATATACTAAAAGTTTGTCTTGCACCACTTTTCCTCTTCGTACTCATGAACCTAAGGAAATAACAATCATGAAACATTATTAACACTCATGTCTTCAATTTTAGGTGACTCGAATCATGATTGTTCCGATATTAATTGGTGCAGTGAAAAGCTTCATAAAACTTGTATATACATACTAGCATCGAGATACACACTATTGTTTTTATATAGAGAATTTTTTATATAACTTGTAATGATTAagtattatatatatgtatatataactATACTATTTTTGTGAAATCTGTTattgttgaaattttttatGCCTTGTGTTGTTTTTCCtattttttggtattttaatttacattcgtagttttaaaatttaattttttttatacgtatattaaaattatttattacaaccatatttttattaacatttatgTGAAAATACCATAATGTTATTATGCGTACATATGGATTgttatatggcaaaaacttgtgtgagacggtctcacgggtattatttgtgagacggatctcttatttgggtcacccatgaaaaagtatcattttttatgctaagagtattactttttagtgtgaatatgggtagggttgacccgtctcacagattatgatccgtgagacggtctcacatgagactcactcttgttATATTTACAGTCTCAACTAATTAAGGAAGATGAATCATACGACACTACGTGTTCTCACTAGGCCGTACGTCTTTttgtaataaattaattaatattagattAATCATGATTTCAGGCACTCTAAATTCGAGCATTTAGGTGCTAATCATGTTTCATAATCGTGATAGTTTTAGGCTATTAACTTAATGCCAGCTTtcataaataaaacatataacGTAGAAGAcagtatttaaaataattctctCTCAAATATAGATACACATATTatctatattatttttttttacacgtgttacatatttatataagagtggatctcatgtgagaccgtctcatggatcttaatctgtgagacgggtcaaccctacccatattcacaataaaaaataatactcttagcataaaaaataataattattcatggatcacccaaataagatatccgtctcacaaatacgacccatgagaccgtctcacacaagttttttacCTTATATAATTGAAATAACTATCTGAACTATAATGTCATCTCAACACACAAAAGTTATGGAAATTATTggtttctatatatatactcccAACTCATCTTTTCCATAGCTTTACACATAATTAATGTAATTTTCAAACTAATCCCTGTGTTAGTGGCAATCTTTCACCAGCCATGATTACAACCCCCAAAAGCACCACATTCTTCCGGACTCTTgccatttttttaaataacacaacacaccaAAATAATAGTGATGCAGAAAAGGTCGCACCTTTAACCGAAAAGTTTCCACCAACGCAAATATATTCTTGACTTTAGTTTACATTTTTTCACACAAGAAAAAAAAGATCGTTAAAAAGTTTAGCTTTCGAAAATCTTTAGTCTTACACGAGTTCTCGAATCGGGAGATGGAGTTTGCACACACTGTGTAATTAAAAAGCCATGAAGGGGTTTGTGCATTTGTTCTTGAAAGATTGATTAATATAAGGTTGAAGAACATTTTCACAGTGGGTGCGGGATTTTCTGCTTGTTTAGTTAATGGGTATTGCTACAGTTGCCGAAATGAAGCCAAGCATGTCGGGAAAGAGATACTTTCGTCCCAATTCAAGTTCTAAACATGCTAATgaatggtaaaaaaaaaaaacaaatgccTTGCTTTCTAAATTTCAtttgtatatatgtgtgtgtgtgcagtgtgtgtgtgtgtgtgtagtaGATTGATGTGTGTCGTTGTGTTTGTGGTATCCTCGCTGTCTAGAGTTCTTGTTGCTGATATCGGATGACTGTTTCCTGCTTTTCTTGAATAACCAAGAATAGGTAATGACTTGTATATTTTCACTTATGTAGATTAATTTCAAAATGCATGTGCATTGTTTCCATGAGAATTGTTACTAATTAGTGGTAAGAAAGCGCATGTTCTCTGTTTAAaccccaataaatcacatacagTTCCTCGGGAGACAAAACACCCCAGGTTCAATCTCATGATACATGTAATGGGGCAATAAATTTTCACGTTACACCAGTAGTTTTAGTTCAATGCATATCAATTCAGAAATTTATATGCATTTCGAAGGACATTTAGGACAAAGATGAGTAAGTTAGTGCGCAGAGTCCAGGGGTTCTCTCTGCACAAGTCCAAGAAACCGGTGGATATTTGTGCTCCAGCTTCATTGGATTCAAATATGTGGATGGATTTGTAGGAAAATATGTAATTTATTTTGCTTTTATGGGTTTTTTTTGTCGTGAATTAAAGGTATAAATCTGATCATATTTCGCGTTCCAGGCCAATATCTGATGTTTCCAGTGATCTAACCATTGAAGTTGGAACGATGCCTTTTGCGCTTCACAAAGTAAGAACTTCATATGTATGTCATGATCTTGATTACCAGACAGATTTTTATATAGCCATTAAAAACAAACCTCGATCAAGCATTGTGTTTATCTTTTTGCAGCTCCCTCTAGTTTCTAGAAGTGGAAGAATACGAAAATTATTGGTGGAGGCGAAAGATTCCAAGATATCAAGGCTCAATCTCTCAAGTGTTCCCGGTGGATCACAGGCATTTGAGCTTGCTGCAAAGTTCAGTTATGGAGTGAGTTTTGAGATTACAACATCAAATGTTGCTATGCTTCGGTGTGCAGCGCATTTTCTTGAAATGACTGAAGAGTTTTCTGAGAAGAATCTTGAAGCCAGGACTGAAGGGTACCTCAGGGATGTAGTCCTCCTGAACATACCGAATTCAATATCCGTTCTTCATAGCTGTGAAAGTCTGTTGCCAATATCCGAGGAGATCAATCTTGTTAGCAGGATAATCGACTCGATTTCAAATAATGCATGTAAAGAGCAGCTGGCTTCAGGGTTGTCGAAGCTGGAGTATAATTTTCCTTCAAATTCGGATCCAGAAAATACCATAGATTGGTGGGGAAAGTCGCTCACAATACTGAATCTCGATTTCTTTCAAAGGGTTCTGTCTGCTGTCAAAACTAAGGGATTGAAACAGGATACCATATGCAGAATTTTGATAAAATATGCTCAGAACTCACTCCATGGCCTTGTGGTAAAAGATTCTCAACCAGTTAAAGGGAACGTCTCGAATTTTGATTTTCAGAAGAAACAAAGGGTGGTTATTGAAACGGCTGTAGGCTTACTACCAACTCAAACAAGAAAGAGCTCAGTTCCAATGGCCTTTCTTTCAAGTTTGTTGAAATCAGCTGCAGCAGCAGAAGCTTCCACATCTTGCAGAACAAACCttgaaagaaggatgggtctgCAATTAGACCAAGCGATTCTTGAAGATATTCTAATTCCTGTAAATTCACATGGAAACAATCACAGTCATTCCTATGATATAGATTGGATACTTCgtattttctccattttcttgaATCGCAACGAGGATGAGGATGATGATGGTGATAAGCAATTTCGGGATGAAAGTGAGATGGTCTTTGGCTTTGACAGCCCTGGATCGCCGAATCAAAGCTCGATCATTAAAGTCTCAAAGCTTTTGGACAATTATCTTGCAGAAGTTGCACTAGATTCAAACTTAACCCCATCAAAATTCATAGCCCTCATGGAAGTACTTCCGGCCCATGCCCGTACGGTGCATGATGGACTATACAGAGCCTCAGATATGTTTCTCAAGGTGAGCCACTCTTACAACATAAAAAGAATTGACAAGAATCTCGTACGATTATCAATCAATTTTCCTTTTTAATGATCACCATTTTCTGAATGAACCAACAGGCTCATCCCAACATTAAGGACTCGGAACGGTACCGAATTTGCAAGGGGATAGACTGTCAAAAACTCAGTCAAGAAGCCTGCAGCCATGCAGCTCAAAATGAACGGTTACCAGTGCAAATGGCGGTTCAAGTTCTGTACTTTGAACAAACGAGGTTGAGGAATGCTATG
Coding sequences:
- the LOC140840130 gene encoding BTB/POZ domain-containing protein At1g03010-like, giving the protein MGIATVAEMKPSMSGKRYFRPNSSSKHANEWPISDVSSDLTIEVGTMPFALHKLPLVSRSGRIRKLLVEAKDSKISRLNLSSVPGGSQAFELAAKFSYGVSFEITTSNVAMLRCAAHFLEMTEEFSEKNLEARTEGYLRDVVLLNIPNSISVLHSCESLLPISEEINLVSRIIDSISNNACKEQLASGLSKLEYNFPSNSDPENTIDWWGKSLTILNLDFFQRVLSAVKTKGLKQDTICRILIKYAQNSLHGLVVKDSQPVKGNVSNFDFQKKQRVVIETAVGLLPTQTRKSSVPMAFLSSLLKSAAAAEASTSCRTNLERRMGLQLDQAILEDILIPVNSHGNNHSHSYDIDWILRIFSIFLNRNEDEDDDGDKQFRDESEMVFGFDSPGSPNQSSIIKVSKLLDNYLAEVALDSNLTPSKFIALMEVLPAHARTVHDGLYRASDMFLKAHPNIKDSERYRICKGIDCQKLSQEACSHAAQNERLPVQMAVQVLYFEQTRLRNAMNGVGGQNHFLFGSMPGQFPLRSGTGSGCISPRDNYASVRRENRELKLEVARMRMRLTDLEKDHVSIKQELVKPHPANRLFKSFTKKMSKINSLFRATEKPIEGKASSESRFVFQKRRCHSIS